Proteins co-encoded in one Flavivirga eckloniae genomic window:
- a CDS encoding glycosyl hydrolase family 8 — protein MLKCYPTTVWLLLLFVSLSSAQISEINFLNKDYAYGIQPSNIQADDLYDVYVAWRNTFASPCSNGRYRIKFNPTNETVSEGVAYGMLLSAYANDKELFDGLWLYYQDFANANGVMNWKIDGCSNAIGFNGATDAELDAAIALIVADKRWGNTGAINYETDAKTLINAIKNHEVEAGTNVLKPGDVWGGSTNTSPSYFATGYFRVFGEYMKDATFWNTVADTCYDIINANLFKNNAAYNLVSDWCKADGNYATVLPGGAHNQGKSYYYDSARAPWRIAIDYVWHGNSKALDYSVLCNNFVTAKGGFNQIYPGYNQDGVPISTDYKDPVFTGAYATAGMSSSTQSFVNNGYTELKNQSKSDYFSATLRAIYMFTLSGNTYNPLQETPLSVTELDDFSFEIYPNPASDYLFVNFRSSRPKFIRLYSINGVELLREPINTSEIRLDIKHLKSGVYLLNIDEDNFKIVKL, from the coding sequence CATCAAATATTCAAGCAGATGATTTGTATGATGTCTACGTGGCGTGGCGAAACACTTTTGCCTCACCCTGTTCTAATGGAAGATATCGAATTAAATTTAACCCGACTAACGAAACAGTTTCCGAGGGAGTAGCATACGGCATGTTATTGTCAGCTTATGCAAATGATAAAGAACTTTTTGATGGTCTATGGCTTTACTATCAAGACTTTGCTAATGCAAATGGTGTTATGAACTGGAAAATAGATGGTTGCTCCAATGCCATTGGTTTTAATGGTGCAACTGATGCAGAATTAGATGCAGCTATAGCCTTAATTGTGGCAGATAAACGTTGGGGAAATACAGGTGCTATAAATTATGAGACAGATGCAAAAACATTAATAAATGCTATAAAAAATCATGAAGTAGAAGCCGGTACAAATGTCTTAAAGCCTGGTGATGTCTGGGGAGGGAGCACCAATACAAGTCCATCATACTTTGCAACTGGCTATTTTAGAGTGTTTGGTGAGTATATGAAAGATGCTACTTTTTGGAACACTGTTGCAGATACGTGCTACGATATTATTAATGCTAATTTATTTAAAAACAATGCGGCTTATAATTTAGTATCAGATTGGTGTAAAGCGGATGGTAATTATGCAACTGTACTACCTGGAGGAGCACATAATCAAGGGAAGTCTTATTATTACGATTCAGCTAGGGCACCATGGAGAATAGCAATTGATTATGTGTGGCATGGTAATTCTAAAGCATTGGATTATTCAGTTTTGTGTAATAATTTTGTCACTGCTAAAGGCGGCTTTAATCAAATATACCCGGGTTATAATCAAGATGGTGTTCCAATTTCAACAGATTATAAAGACCCGGTATTTACTGGTGCTTATGCTACAGCAGGTATGTCTTCAAGTACTCAAAGTTTTGTAAATAATGGTTATACAGAATTAAAGAATCAATCTAAAAGTGATTATTTTAGTGCAACATTAAGAGCCATTTATATGTTTACGCTTTCTGGTAATACATATAACCCGTTACAAGAAACCCCTTTAAGTGTTACCGAGTTGGATGACTTTTCCTTTGAAATATACCCTAATCCTGCTTCAGATTATTTATTTGTAAATTTTAGATCTTCAAGACCAAAGTTTATTAGGCTGTATTCAATTAATGGTGTCGAATTATTAAGAGAACCAATTAATACCTCAGAAATAAGGTTAGATATTAAACACTTAAAAAGTGGTGTTTATCTTTTAAATATTGATGAGGACAACTTTAAGATTGTTAAACTGTAA
- a CDS encoding lipocalin family protein, with product MKKINLLFVLVLTICISLTSCKDANKETSQNETAETEAPKKEASPSETLTGKWILKDMNIKTKEEMAGMEEMFEAVKKALVGKLSYEFKADNAVVVNSPAFMGKKEKTEKGTWSLSSDNKTLTTTEGSEKKDFSVTSLDQKSLVIVLSDEMGAQTMTFAKQ from the coding sequence ATGAAGAAAATCAATTTATTATTTGTACTAGTTTTAACTATTTGTATATCCCTAACATCTTGCAAGGATGCAAATAAAGAAACATCTCAAAATGAAACAGCAGAAACAGAAGCTCCAAAAAAGGAAGCATCTCCTAGCGAAACTTTAACTGGAAAATGGATCTTAAAAGACATGAACATTAAGACTAAAGAAGAAATGGCAGGCATGGAGGAAATGTTTGAAGCTGTAAAAAAAGCTTTAGTTGGAAAACTTTCTTATGAATTTAAAGCAGATAACGCTGTTGTTGTTAATTCTCCTGCTTTCATGGGGAAAAAAGAAAAAACAGAGAAAGGAACATGGTCTTTATCTTCCGACAATAAAACATTAACAACAACTGAAGGTTCTGAAAAAAAGGATTTCTCAGTTACTAGCTTAGATCAAAAAAGCTTAGTTATTGTGTTAAGCGACGAAATGGGAGCGCAAACCATGACCTTTGCTAAGCAATAA
- a CDS encoding YdeI/OmpD-associated family protein — MEIPELYFKTDTEWREWLHENHDLSNGVYLILYKIETKKPSMRWEEAVKVALCYGWIDSTVKSLGNGKRRQRFSPRNPKSVWSALNKRYIKELTANNLMHESGFKIIEIGKQNGSWTALDAVEKGIIPDDLQMAFNKNPKAFNNYNSFAPSYRKGYLYWINQAKRQATREKRIAEIIKLCEANVKDRGGW, encoded by the coding sequence GTGGAAATTCCAGAACTATATTTTAAAACAGATACCGAATGGCGCGAATGGTTGCACGAAAACCATGATCTATCAAATGGGGTTTATCTCATCCTTTATAAAATAGAAACAAAAAAACCTTCTATGCGTTGGGAAGAAGCTGTAAAAGTGGCGCTTTGTTATGGTTGGATCGATTCTACAGTAAAAAGTTTAGGCAACGGCAAACGCCGACAACGCTTTTCTCCAAGAAACCCTAAAAGTGTATGGAGCGCCCTAAACAAAAGGTACATTAAAGAATTAACTGCTAATAATTTAATGCACGAAAGTGGGTTTAAAATTATTGAAATTGGAAAACAAAATGGTAGCTGGACGGCATTAGATGCTGTTGAAAAAGGCATCATTCCAGACGATCTTCAAATGGCCTTCAACAAAAACCCAAAAGCCTTTAATAACTATAATAGCTTTGCGCCTTCATATAGAAAGGGTTATTTATATTGGATAAATCAAGCAAAACGCCAAGCTACTAGAGAAAAGCGAATCGCAGAAATTATTAAACTGTGCGAAGCCAATGTAAAAGATAGAGGTGGTTGGTAA
- a CDS encoding M1 family metallopeptidase: protein MINRIYLLLLLLTIPFSIEAQGLLSEKSSFTRQDTLRGSITPERSWWDLTYYHLDIKVDPDKKFISGKNTIQYKVLEDHSVMQIDLQTPLNLTKAVQNGKELQIKHDGNAHFINLIEKQKTGDLNAIEIYYEGNPREAVRAPWDGGISWKKDPKGNHFVASSCQGLGASVWWPCKDHMYDEVDSMLISVNVPKNLMNISNGRLKNIEQYGDTKTYHWFVNNPINNYGVNINIGDYTNFSDVYYGEDGRLDMNYYVLKDSLEKAKEHFKDAPKMMKAFEHWFGKYPFYEDSFKLVEVPYLGMEHQSCVTYGNKYKKGYLGSDLSGTGWGLKFDFIIVHESGHEWFANNITNIDIADMWIHESFTTYSENLFLDYYYGKEAAAEYVIGTRERILNDVPLIGTYNVNSEGSSDIYFKGANMLHTLRQLIEDDEKWRQILRGLNKDFYHQTVTTQQIESYLSEKTGIDLTEFFNQYLRTTKIPTLEYTIEENTLKYRWTNIVDKFDMPIQISINEKEQWLFPKSDWKTITAASKITSFNVDPDFYVEVNKL from the coding sequence ATGATCAATCGAATATATCTATTACTCTTATTATTAACAATCCCATTTTCAATCGAAGCTCAGGGGTTACTTTCCGAGAAAAGTAGTTTTACAAGACAAGACACATTAAGAGGTTCAATAACTCCAGAACGTTCGTGGTGGGATTTAACCTATTATCATTTAGATATTAAAGTAGATCCAGATAAAAAATTTATTTCGGGTAAAAACACTATTCAGTATAAGGTTTTAGAAGATCATTCCGTAATGCAAATTGATTTGCAAACACCTTTAAACCTTACTAAAGCCGTTCAGAATGGTAAAGAATTACAAATAAAACATGATGGTAATGCACATTTTATAAATCTTATCGAAAAGCAAAAAACTGGTGATTTAAATGCTATTGAAATTTATTATGAAGGAAACCCCAGAGAAGCAGTTAGAGCACCTTGGGATGGAGGAATTTCATGGAAAAAAGACCCAAAAGGCAACCATTTTGTAGCCTCCTCTTGCCAAGGATTAGGTGCAAGTGTTTGGTGGCCATGTAAAGACCATATGTACGATGAAGTAGACAGTATGCTTATTAGTGTAAACGTGCCTAAAAATTTGATGAACATTTCCAATGGTAGACTAAAAAATATAGAACAATATGGAGATACAAAAACATATCACTGGTTTGTAAATAACCCTATTAATAATTATGGTGTTAATATAAACATTGGCGACTACACTAATTTCTCTGATGTTTATTATGGAGAAGACGGTCGCTTAGATATGAATTATTACGTATTAAAAGATAGCCTTGAGAAAGCCAAAGAACATTTTAAAGATGCTCCCAAAATGATGAAAGCTTTCGAACATTGGTTTGGCAAATACCCTTTCTATGAAGACAGTTTTAAACTGGTTGAAGTTCCCTATTTGGGCATGGAACATCAAAGTTGTGTTACTTATGGTAATAAGTATAAAAAAGGATATTTGGGTAGCGATCTATCCGGTACTGGATGGGGCTTAAAATTCGACTTTATTATTGTACATGAGTCCGGGCACGAATGGTTTGCTAATAATATTACCAACATAGACATTGCAGACATGTGGATACATGAAAGCTTTACTACGTACTCCGAAAACCTGTTTTTAGATTATTATTATGGAAAAGAGGCTGCAGCAGAATATGTTATTGGTACTCGAGAAAGAATCCTTAACGACGTCCCTTTAATAGGAACTTATAATGTTAATAGCGAAGGATCCAGTGACATATATTTTAAAGGCGCCAATATGTTACATACACTAAGGCAACTTATTGAAGATGATGAAAAGTGGCGACAAATTTTACGTGGGCTTAATAAAGATTTTTATCATCAAACAGTTACGACACAGCAAATCGAAAGCTATTTAAGTGAAAAAACAGGCATCGATTTAACAGAGTTTTTCAATCAATATCTAAGAACAACAAAAATTCCGACATTAGAGTACACAATCGAAGAAAATACATTAAAATACCGTTGGACAAATATTGTTGATAAATTCGACATGCCCATTCAAATCAGCATTAACGAAAAAGAACAATGGTTATTTCCAAAATCTGATTGGAAAACTATAACCGCAGCATCAAAAATCACCTCTTTTAACGTTGATCCAGATTTTTATGTTGAAGTAAATAAACTCTAA
- a CDS encoding M28 family peptidase — MKHLTLLLLLLVPLTIIAQTNQKLYDIIETVSADRLKKDVQTLADFGTRNTFSDTISNTRGIGAARRWIKSEFETISKNCNNCLEVFYQKDFVTKKGNNRVPHDAWVVNVIAIQKGTTHPNRYIIMSGDIDSRASDTMDFTTDAPGANDNASGMAGTIEAARVLSKYKFESSIIYVGLSGEEQGLFGGAGLAKYAQEKAWDIIGVFNNDMIGNIKGVDGVIDNRTFRIFSEPVPANETERQRKLRRFYGGEVDGISRQLARYVYKTTKTYMPEMNPMMVYRLDRFGRGGHHRPFNDLGYAGIRIMEAHENYTQQHQDIREENGIKYGDVIEHVNFDYAKKLTTVNAINMASLASAPPTPKNVSIGGIVEPSVKFKWDKVDGAKGYKIYWRSTTSPTWDHSRYVGDVSEFILDGIVIDNYFFGIASVDDDGFESVVVFPNKVFRD; from the coding sequence ATGAAGCACCTAACTCTATTACTTTTACTACTCGTTCCATTAACTATTATTGCCCAAACCAATCAAAAACTGTATGATATTATTGAGACTGTTTCTGCCGACCGTCTAAAAAAAGATGTCCAAACCCTTGCCGATTTTGGAACAAGAAATACCTTTAGCGATACTATTTCAAACACAAGAGGTATTGGAGCAGCCCGACGATGGATAAAGTCGGAATTTGAAACTATTTCTAAAAATTGTAATAACTGTTTAGAAGTCTTCTATCAAAAAGATTTTGTTACTAAAAAAGGCAACAATCGTGTGCCACATGATGCTTGGGTGGTTAATGTTATAGCCATTCAAAAGGGAACAACTCACCCAAATCGTTATATCATTATGAGTGGTGATATTGATTCCCGTGCCAGCGATACTATGGATTTTACTACCGATGCGCCCGGTGCAAACGATAACGCTTCCGGTATGGCAGGCACTATTGAAGCCGCTAGGGTTTTATCTAAATACAAATTTGAAAGTAGCATTATTTACGTTGGGTTGTCTGGCGAAGAACAAGGCCTTTTTGGTGGTGCAGGATTGGCTAAATATGCTCAAGAAAAAGCATGGGACATCATAGGGGTTTTCAATAACGATATGATTGGAAATATAAAAGGCGTAGATGGTGTTATAGATAACAGAACCTTTAGAATATTCTCTGAGCCCGTACCTGCTAACGAAACAGAACGCCAAAGAAAACTACGTCGATTTTATGGCGGTGAAGTAGATGGTATCTCGCGTCAATTAGCGCGCTACGTATATAAAACCACGAAAACATATATGCCGGAAATGAACCCCATGATGGTATATAGATTGGATAGATTCGGCCGTGGCGGTCACCACCGTCCTTTTAACGATTTAGGTTACGCTGGAATCCGCATTATGGAAGCTCATGAAAACTACACCCAACAACATCAAGACATTCGCGAAGAAAACGGAATTAAATATGGTGATGTTATTGAACATGTAAATTTCGATTACGCAAAAAAGCTCACCACAGTAAATGCCATAAACATGGCTAGTTTAGCCTCTGCTCCACCCACTCCAAAAAATGTTTCAATTGGTGGTATTGTAGAGCCTTCCGTAAAATTCAAATGGGATAAAGTAGATGGTGCCAAAGGCTATAAGATTTACTGGAGAAGCACCACTTCCCCTACTTGGGATCACAGCAGATATGTTGGTGATGTTTCAGAATTCATATTGGATGGTATCGTTATTGATAATTACTTCTTCGGGATAGCTTCTGTTGACGACGATGGTTTTGAAAGTGTAGTTGTATTTCCTAACAAAGTCTTTAGAGACTAA
- a CDS encoding DUF6265 family protein, which yields MKVFFMIILVTTSFYSLPCKAQTEKELEPKLENISWISGNWKGEAFGGQVEENWSKPSGDSMMATFKLVKDNKTSFYEIEIIREVENTLILQLKHFNNDLKGWETKDETVDFPLKKITSNKVVFDGMSFEKISDNEMNVYVDLHEKDGTTKTIKFNYKK from the coding sequence ATGAAGGTCTTTTTTATGATTATACTAGTAACTACTTCTTTTTATAGCTTACCCTGCAAAGCACAAACCGAAAAAGAACTCGAGCCCAAATTAGAAAACATTTCGTGGATTTCTGGTAATTGGAAAGGCGAAGCTTTTGGTGGGCAGGTAGAAGAAAACTGGAGCAAACCATCTGGCGACTCTATGATGGCTACATTCAAACTGGTTAAAGACAATAAAACCTCTTTTTATGAAATTGAAATAATCCGCGAAGTAGAAAATACGCTTATACTGCAATTGAAACATTTTAATAATGACTTAAAAGGATGGGAAACCAAAGACGAAACAGTAGATTTTCCTCTTAAAAAAATAACCTCCAATAAAGTTGTATTCGACGGTATGTCTTTCGAAAAAATAAGTGACAACGAAATGAATGTCTATGTAGATTTACATGAAAAAGACGGCACCACCAAAACCATCAAATTCAATTACAAAAAATAA
- a CDS encoding acyl-CoA dehydrogenase family protein produces MEATEKDILRGGQFLVKETNCEDIFTPEDFNEDQLMMKEAVSEFVDREIWAKKPQFEKKDFALTESCMQKAAELGFLSVSVPEEYGGMGMGFVDTMLVCDFISGATGSFSTAFGAHTGIGTMPITLYGTEEQKKKYVPKLASGEWFGSYCLTEPSAGSDANSGKTKAVLSEDGKTYKITGQKMWISNAGFCSLMIVFARIEDDKNITGFIIEYDPENPNGITMGEEEHKLGIRSSSTRQVFFNDTVVPVENMLSTRGNGFKIAMNALNVGRIKLAAACLDAQRRTITESVKYANDRIQFNTPISSFGAIRQKIAEMATNCWVGEAASYRAAKNIEDRIELRRNNGKDTHQEAELKGVEEYAIECSILKVAVSEFIQHCTDEGIQIFGGMGFSEETPIESAWRDARISRIYEGTNEINRMLSIGMLIKKAMKGHVDVLTPAMAVKEELVGIPSFEVPDFSELFSEEKNIVKNLKKLFLMVAGAALQKYGEKIEEQQQLMLAASDILIQIYLAESAILRAEKMAKKEGEDQVKEQIAMAKLNLFHAIDVIETAGKHSIISFSTGDEQRMMLMGLKRYIKYVNMPNIIELRHIIAEKVIKENKYCF; encoded by the coding sequence ATGGAAGCAACAGAAAAGGACATTTTACGTGGAGGACAATTTTTGGTAAAAGAAACCAATTGTGAAGATATATTTACTCCCGAAGATTTCAACGAGGATCAGTTGATGATGAAAGAGGCTGTTTCTGAATTTGTTGACAGGGAAATTTGGGCCAAAAAGCCCCAATTTGAGAAAAAGGATTTTGCATTAACGGAGTCGTGCATGCAAAAAGCTGCAGAACTTGGTTTTCTAAGTGTTTCTGTTCCCGAAGAGTACGGTGGTATGGGCATGGGTTTTGTAGATACTATGCTTGTTTGTGACTTTATTTCTGGAGCAACAGGTTCTTTTAGTACTGCATTTGGTGCACATACTGGTATTGGTACAATGCCAATTACCTTATACGGCACCGAAGAACAAAAGAAAAAGTATGTTCCTAAATTAGCTTCTGGAGAATGGTTTGGGTCCTATTGTTTAACAGAACCTAGTGCTGGTAGTGATGCCAATTCCGGGAAAACAAAAGCGGTATTGTCCGAAGATGGAAAAACATATAAAATCACTGGACAAAAAATGTGGATCTCCAATGCTGGCTTTTGTAGCTTAATGATTGTCTTCGCTCGTATTGAAGACGATAAAAATATTACCGGATTTATTATAGAATACGATCCGGAGAATCCAAATGGGATTACCATGGGCGAAGAAGAACATAAACTAGGTATTCGTTCATCATCAACCAGACAAGTATTTTTCAACGATACAGTGGTGCCTGTAGAAAATATGTTATCAACAAGAGGCAATGGCTTTAAAATTGCTATGAACGCTCTTAACGTAGGTCGTATTAAATTAGCAGCAGCATGTTTGGATGCACAAAGAAGAACCATAACAGAATCTGTTAAATATGCTAACGATCGTATTCAATTTAACACCCCCATTTCCAGTTTTGGTGCTATTCGTCAAAAAATAGCAGAAATGGCAACCAACTGTTGGGTTGGTGAGGCTGCCAGTTACAGAGCAGCAAAGAATATTGAAGATCGCATAGAACTTAGAAGAAATAATGGAAAAGACACCCATCAGGAAGCAGAATTAAAGGGTGTTGAAGAGTACGCTATAGAATGTTCCATACTTAAGGTGGCCGTTTCAGAATTTATTCAACACTGTACAGACGAAGGCATCCAAATTTTTGGAGGTATGGGCTTTTCAGAAGAAACGCCAATCGAATCTGCATGGAGAGACGCCAGAATTTCACGAATTTATGAAGGCACCAACGAAATTAACAGAATGCTTTCTATAGGCATGCTTATTAAAAAAGCAATGAAAGGCCATGTAGACGTATTAACACCAGCTATGGCTGTAAAAGAAGAATTGGTAGGTATTCCATCATTTGAAGTTCCAGACTTTTCCGAGTTGTTTTCCGAAGAAAAAAACATTGTAAAGAACCTTAAAAAACTCTTTTTAATGGTTGCTGGAGCAGCATTACAGAAATATGGTGAAAAAATAGAAGAGCAACAACAACTCATGTTAGCTGCGTCTGATATTTTAATTCAAATTTATTTAGCAGAATCTGCCATTCTTCGTGCCGAAAAAATGGCGAAAAAAGAAGGTGAAGACCAGGTAAAAGAACAAATAGCTATGGCTAAGTTAAATTTATTCCATGCTATCGATGTTATTGAAACAGCTGGAAAACATTCTATCATTTCATTCTCAACAGGAGATGAACAACGTATGATGCTTATGGGCTTAAAACGCTATATTAAATACGTTAACATGCCTAACATTATTGAACTAAGACATATTATTGCAGAAAAAGTAATTAAAGAAAATAAATACTGTTTTTAG
- a CDS encoding acetyl-CoA C-acyltransferase, whose product MKQAYIVKAYRTAVGKAPRGVFRFKRTDELAAETIQYMMKELPQLDKTRIDDVIVGNAMPEGSQGLNMARLISLMGLNSVDVPGVTVNRFCSSGIETIGIATAKIQSGMADCIIAGGAESMSSVPMTGFKPELNYDIVKSGHEDYYWGMGNTAEAVANQFKVSREDQDEFAYNSHMKALKAQAEDRFQDQIVPIEVEQTYIDANGKKATKTYTVTKDEGPRAGTSIEALAKLRPVFAQGGSVTAGNASQTSDGAAFVMVMSEDMVKELNLEPIARLVNYAAAGVEPRIMGIGPVKAIPKALKRANLQQSDLELIELNEAFASQSLAVIRELDLNPDIINVNGGAIALGHPLGCTGAKLSVQLFDEMRKRNMQGKYGAVTMCVGTGQGACGIFEFLN is encoded by the coding sequence ATGAAACAAGCATACATCGTAAAAGCATACAGAACCGCAGTTGGAAAAGCGCCAAGAGGAGTCTTTCGTTTTAAAAGAACTGATGAATTGGCTGCAGAAACCATACAATATATGATGAAGGAATTGCCGCAATTAGATAAAACTCGTATAGACGATGTTATTGTTGGTAATGCTATGCCAGAAGGATCTCAAGGTTTAAACATGGCACGCTTAATTTCCTTAATGGGATTAAATAGCGTTGATGTGCCCGGAGTTACCGTAAACCGTTTTTGTTCATCGGGTATCGAAACTATCGGCATTGCTACAGCAAAAATACAATCCGGAATGGCAGACTGCATCATTGCCGGAGGAGCAGAAAGTATGAGTTCTGTACCTATGACGGGGTTTAAACCAGAACTTAATTACGACATCGTAAAATCAGGACACGAAGATTATTACTGGGGTATGGGAAATACTGCTGAAGCTGTTGCAAATCAGTTTAAAGTATCGCGTGAAGATCAGGATGAATTTGCCTATAATTCACATATGAAAGCTTTAAAAGCACAAGCCGAAGATCGTTTTCAAGATCAAATTGTGCCTATAGAAGTAGAACAAACTTATATTGATGCTAACGGAAAGAAAGCAACTAAAACATATACCGTAACAAAAGACGAAGGACCTCGTGCAGGAACAAGCATAGAAGCTTTAGCTAAATTAAGACCTGTTTTTGCACAAGGCGGTAGTGTAACCGCAGGAAATGCATCTCAAACAAGTGATGGCGCTGCCTTTGTTATGGTTATGAGCGAAGACATGGTAAAAGAACTTAACCTAGAACCAATTGCGCGCTTGGTAAACTATGCTGCCGCTGGTGTAGAGCCACGCATTATGGGAATTGGTCCCGTTAAAGCAATTCCAAAAGCCTTAAAACGTGCCAATTTACAACAATCGGATCTAGAGCTCATCGAATTGAACGAAGCCTTTGCTTCACAATCATTAGCCGTAATAAGAGAACTTGACTTAAATCCAGATATAATAAACGTTAATGGTGGTGCTATTGCCTTAGGTCACCCACTTGGCTGTACCGGAGCAAAACTATCCGTACAACTATTTGATGAAATGCGTAAACGTAACATGCAAGGTAAATATGGTGCCGTAACTATGTGTGTAGGAACAGGTCAAGGTGCATGCGGTATTTTTGAGTTTTTGAATTAA